In the genome of Maribacter forsetii DSM 18668, the window GCTGTCAACATTTATTAACAGGTATTTGAGTATTTAACTAAGAAATAATTCTTACCACCATACTACGAAGAACTTCTCATATGTGGTGTTGTTTTTCTTCATCCAAACCACGGGAGCACTTCTATTTCGATTAATGACTTTTATCCCCAATTATTGAATATGTTGTTTTGTTATGTGCTCCTCTTTTTGAGAATATTCCTAATTCAATTCCTATGTTTAAATCTCTTGTAGCTGTAGAAGAAGAAATATCCTTAAAAATATTCATATAATCTTTTCTGGTGAATTCAGTTTTATTCAAATATTTAAAATAATCTAACCGATCAGTTCTATTAAAATTTCGATTATTAAAAGTTAACAAGCTGTTTAGTGAGTTGTCAATAATTTCAAGCATATATTCAATAAACTGAGTTGAATTTCCAAGCCCGTCGCATTCTGATAATGTTTTGTAATACCGGGCCTGGTCAGCGCTGATTAAGGTTTCAAAAGGAAGATATTCAAAAATAGGATACTTATCGGTCAATATTAATGTTTGCCATAATCGTCCCATTCTACCATTTCCATCTATAAATGGATGGATAAACTCCATTTCATAATGAAAAACACAGCTTTTAATTAACTCAATTTCTTCCGTTTTTAAATAATCGAATAAGTCTGCCATTAAAAACGGTACTCTATCATACGGTGGAGCTAAATGTTCAATTTTAGAACCTTTTACAATACCTACACCTTGTTTTCTGTATGCTCCCGGTTTCTCTACTAAACCAGTCATTAATACCTTATGAGCTTTCAAAAATGATTTTCCGTTAGATGATTCGTAGTTTTCTAAATCCTCATAAACGTTAATTGCATTTAAAGCTTCTTGAATGTCTTTTTGAGGTCCAATTACTCTTTTATTTTCAAG includes:
- a CDS encoding Fic family protein, with product MKPPYDITLKILKLISAISEKLGEINANFLDKPSPTLRKQNKIKTIHSSLKIEGNTLTEEQITALLENKRVIGPQKDIQEALNAINVYEDLENYESSNGKSFLKAHKVLMTGLVEKPGAYRKQGVGIVKGSKIEHLAPPYDRVPFLMADLFDYLKTEEIELIKSCVFHYEMEFIHPFIDGNGRMGRLWQTLILTDKYPIFEYLPFETLISADQARYYKTLSECDGLGNSTQFIEYMLEIIDNSLNSLLTFNNRNFNRTDRLDYFKYLNKTEFTRKDYMNIFKDISSSTATRDLNIGIELGIFSKRGAHNKTTYSIIGDKSH